TTACACTGGATACAGTTCTCTGCCTTCCACTCTGGGACGAACGCTGCCACACCTCTCTTTTCAGAAGCTGCGGTGCCCTGATCCCAAGTACCGTCTTCGCGACCCTTGAATGCCGATACAGGGAGGCTGTCACCTTCTTGTGCATTGATGGTGCGTACGACATGGTGGATGAACTCTGTATCGCCTTCGTGCATCACCGGAGCTTCGGGCTCAAGTGTAGCCCACTCAGGCTTCACAGGGACTTGGATGACTTCTGCACCACGGTCTACCGCAGCGTAGTTCATGTTGACGATGTTTTCACCCTTCTTACCGTAGCTCTTGACGATGAACTTCTTCATCTGTTCGACTGCGAGTTCGTAAGGGATGACGTTTGCGATCTTGAAGAACGCAGACTGGAGGATGGTGTTGGTACGGTTACCGAGACCGATCTCTTGTGCGATCTGTGTCGCATTGATCATATAGAACGAGATATTGTTCTTGGCAAGGTAAGCCTTCACCTTGTTTGGCAAGTGTTCTTCGATCTCATCAAGACCCCAGATGGAGTTGAGGAGGAACGTACCGTTTTTACGGAGACCCTTGGTCACGTCATAGAGACGAAGGTATGCCGGCACGTGGCAAGCGAGGAAGTGAGGGTTGTTGACAAGATATGTCGAACGGATAGGTGTGTCACCGAAGCGGAGGTGAGAGCAAGTGAAACCACCCGACTTCTTAGAGTCGTAAGCAAAGTATGCCTGGCAGTACTTCTCTGTGTTGTCACCGATGATCTTGACAGAGTTCTTGTTCGCACCGACGGTACCGTCAGCACCAAGACCGTAGAACTTAGCTTCGAAACCGTTGTCAAACTCCAACTCCTTCTTGACAGGAAGTGAAGTGAACGTAACGTCATCGACGATACCGATGGTGAAGCGGTTCTTAGGCATATTCATCGCGAGGTTGTCATACACTGCGAGGATCTGAGCAGGAGTGGTATCCTTGGAAGATAGACCGTAACGACCACCTACGATAAGAGGAGCATCCTTCTTGCCATAGTAGCAGTCCTTGACATCGAGGTAAAGAGGCTCACCGTTGGCACCGGGTTCCTTTGTACGGTCAAGCACAGCGATGCGCTTCACGCTCTTTGGCATAGCCGCCAAGAAGTGCTTTGCAGAGAAAGGACGATAGAGGTGAACGCTGAGGAGACCCACCTTGCGACCCTTGGCCATGAGGTAGTCCACTGTCTCGCGGATGGCTTCTGTCACCGAGCCCATAGCGATGATGACATCTTCAGCATCCTCTGCACCGTAATAGTCGAAGAGGTGGTACTGACGACCTGTGATCTTTGCGATCTCATCGAGGTACATCTGTACAGTCTCCGGTACGGTGTCATAGAATGGGTTGGATGCTTCACGAGCTTGGAAGTAGATGTCGGGGTTCTGAGCAGTACCACGAGCAACAGGTGCTTCGGGGTTGAGTGCTCTCTTGCGGAACTTCGCAAGTGCTTCCTGGTCGATCAGTGGAGCTATATCCTCCATGTTCATCGCTTCGATCTTCTGGATCTCGTGTGAGGTACGGAAGCCGTCGAAGAAGTGGACGAAAGGTACGCTTGTCTTTATGGTTGCCAAGTGTGCGACTCCGGCGATGTCCATCACCTCCTGCACCGAGCCCGAGCAAAGTTGTGCAAAACCTGTCTGACGCACAGACATCACGTCCTGGTGGTCACCGAAGATAGAAAGGGCTTGAGCAGCGATGGCACGAGCCGATACGTGGAAGACGCAAGGCAATAGCTGACCTGCGATCTTGTACATATTAGGGATCATCAAGAGAAGACCCTGAGAAGCCGTAAATGTAGTGGTGAGCGCACCTGCTTGGAGCGAACCGTGAAGGGCACCGGCAGCACCGGCCTCACTCTGCATCTCTTGTACTCGGACGGTCTCTCCGAAGATGTTCTTACGGCCGTATGCAGCCCATTCGTCCACATACTCCGCCATTGTTGTCGAAGGTGTGATAGGGTAGATCGCAGCTACTTCGCTGAACATATATGCGATATGCGCAGCAGCCTGATTACCATCACAAGTAATAAATGTTTTTCCCTTACTCATAGCAAAACACTTGTAATTAGTTTATTAAGATTGCAAACCACCGAAATGGTTTAGTTATTGATAAGTCTGTGAATAAAAAGTCAATACAAAAATCCGAAGAGCCACAGCGGTATCTGACGTCCGTGTCCCACGGTAAGGTCATCGACCACAAAGTAAGTGCTCATGTCGCCACGCTTCCTCATGATGTCCGTCGCCTTGAGTGCATACTGCCCTTCGACAAGGAAGTCGGCGGCATTGCTCTCCGCAGCACATACGTCGTAGTATGGCGTGAGATGACTGAGGAGGAAGATCTTGCGCAAGTCATCCACCTGCGGTTCGTGCAGAGAGAGGGCTTGAGCGATGTTTGTGTTGTTGAGATAGAGACGATGTGGTTTCTTTGGGTACTCCTCACCCTGCTTGTAGAGCATGGTGATCATCCCGGCATCGGCGAGGTACTTGAGGTAGTTCATCACCGTGGCGCGCGAAGTCCCTATCTCCTTGCTCATCGTCGAGACATTTGCGGTATTCGTCGCACTCGAAGCAATGAGATAAAGCAGCTTGCGGAGCTTGTAGAGGTAGGCCGGCTCGATCTGATGGATGTATACCACATCGACCTCAAGGGTCATGTTCATCATCTTGACAAGTGTCTCGCCGAACGAAGCCTCATTCTCCTGAAAGAACGGATAGAAGCCCTGCTTGAGATAGTCGTTGAATGCCTCCGCAGGATGCTGCTCATTCACTATCGTCGACGCAATGTCTTCGTGGTGCATGAGGATATCCTTGAGCGTGTATGCGGGGTGCTCCACATTGTGCACGAAGCCGTAGTACTCTCTGAACGAAAAACCTCTCAGATCATACACCTTGATGAAGTCCGCTTCCTCCGACAGACTCATCACCGACGAAGCAGCCACGATGACCCTCAGAGTCGGGAAGTCTTCGTAACAACGGCGCAGCTCGGCAGACCAGTTAGGATACTTGAAGATCTGATCCAGAAGAAGGAGCTCCCCTCCCCTCTCAACGAAAGCACGCGCAAAGTCGTACAGCGTATGCTCGGAGAAGTAGAAGTGGTTGAGATTGGCATACAAGCACTCACTCGCTACGGGACGATAGTGCTCAGCCACATAATCCAACAGAAAAGACGTCTTACCGATACCTCTGGTACCCCTTACACAGATAAACCTGTGCGTAGGATCGATCTCATCCATGAGCGTACGTCGCACATGCTTGGAGCGGTGATCCAAAAGTCGTCTGTGTATCTTGTAAAATGCGTCCATTATAGGCTCTCGGTCCTCTTATGTTTTGGTTACGATTCGTTCATTGTTTCGAGCGAAATATATCCCACCCTAAGTGGTGAGAGCGGGATCTACCTACACCTTCTCAATTTCATCCCCAAAAGTAGGTATTATTTTTTAATTATGCAATCTCCACGTTACAATTTATCCATCATTTAACTAAACATTAAAACAACGCAACCCACTGATTACAAATTAATTCTTCAACCCTTTACACATTCCACACAAAGCTGTCTGCACTTAATTTCTACCTAATGGCTACCCTCGCTAACAAGAAGTAGGGATCCGGACACAAAAAGCGATGAAAGACAATTCGTCTCTACACAAAGATTCTCTTCACTTTTTACGACAGAAAGCATTCTGGCACGGGACAGAAAACATTCTGTCGCATCACAGAATACGTTCTGTCCACCTCCGGAATATCAAAACATGTCCGAGGTCCTTTGCTCAGTTAAGATTTTTTGTATCTTTGCCCACCGAAAACACGCTATCACAGCTAAGACTTTGGGGAGAGGACTGGGGAAGGGATTTTCAGTTCTTGTGAAGTTTTACCGAATACGTGTAATGCACAGATGTGGATGCTTGCATCCCGGTTTGGTCGTGGACATATCTCCATGACTGAAGACTGGTGTGTTCTGTGCGTCCGTGACTCGCTCACTTCTTTTATTAACTTTTATAATACAGTAAAACAAACATGAAACTGAACAGACTCCACCTTTCGCTACTCTCACTTGCGACTGTGGCATCGTTGGCACTATCTTCTTGCGGTGGCTCAACAACTCCCGACAACGGAAAGAAACAAACACCCGAAGACACAAAGAAAGAAAACCCCGACAACAATCCAAACACAGGCAACCTCCCTGCCCTTTCGGTAAGCATCGAGGGAGAGATCAACCCTACCACTTTCGTATCAGGACAGAAGGGATCGGTATCCTTCAACAGATTTCCTGCTTCGGTAGAAGAGTTCAAGCAAGTGCGCAACCAGATCGGCAAGACTCCTCACGGAGCAGCTGCACTCAACATCATGGCTCTTGAAATGTATCGTCGCAATGCCAACATCGGTATGCAGTGCCTCGAAATCATCGGCACAAAGAACTATGTCGCTCCAAAGGGTGCGCTCATGAACAAGCTCAAAGGTGGGGTCAAGAAGCCTTACCAATACGCTGCATACCTCGATGGCGCAAGATATGACAATGGCTACAAGCCTACCAAGCCTTACACCATCCGTGTCAAGGTGGATGAAGGTCGCCAATACGGAAAATCCGGCAACGACATCATCTACCTCAACCTCTACATCGTCAACAATGGTAGCGACAAGGATGCAATCATCAAGCTCACAAGACATGACGAAGAAAACATGGATCCAAAGAACGAGTACTTCCTCGTCTACATGTCGGATGCTTACTTTAATGTCCGCGACATCAAGTTTGACCAGACATTTGAAGGACTTGACTAATCCCTGAGACAAGGCCACACAAAACATAAAAAACTCCCTCTCGGTATCAGCTGTCAAGCCTCATTACCGAGAGGGAGTTTTTTATGTTCATCTATCGAGTTGTCTCCTCGAAGCTATATCAAGAAGCATATTTCGGCAAACAGAGGAGCGTCAGTCTTCGCCCTTGAGTGTGGGAAGCCCGAGGTGGTATTTGACCGCCAAGATACGGCAGAGGATGATACTCACTGCCGAGATGACCTGAGCCACACCTTGAGTAATACCGAGGTGAAACAACGCCGTGTACACAAGCCCCCCAAAGACACAGGCAAGGGCATAGAGATCTTTACGGAAGATGAGCGGTATCTCCTGCAAGAAGATGTCTCTGATCAACCCCCCAAACGATCCCGTGATCACCCCCATGATGATGGCGACCCACTCGGGATAACCTTGCGAAAAGGCCTTGTCCATACCGACGATGACAAAGAGTCCGAGACCGACGGCATCGAAGATGAACACCGTCGGACTCATACGGATAACGATCTTACGGAAGATGGCGACATACAGCAGGGCGATGAAGGTGATGATGACATAAGAAGACTGTGTGAGCCAGAAAGGGGTAAGCCCCAAGAGCAAGTCTCTGATCGTACCTCCGCCCACAGCTGTCGCAAGGCCGACGACATAAGCACCGAAGAGGTCTATCTTCTTGCTCGAAGCCAATCGGATACCGGAGACAGCAAAAGCAAAAGTCCCGAGATAGTCACATAGAGTAACGAAGTCTACCATAATAAAATAATATTGATGAGATCATGATATATGGACATCAGTACTGCTCACTCTCGTTGGGAAAGTCCAGAGTCTTGACATCGGAGACATAGCGGTTGATCGCATCCTTGATCTCCTCACCGAGATTGGCATACCTGCGTAAAAACTTAGGAGAGAAGCCCTGAGTGATCCCGAGCATATCCTGAAGGACAAGCACCTGTCCGTCCACCTTCCGGCCTGCACCTATACCGATGACAGGGATGGAGAGGGTCTTGGACACTTCTTCGGCGAGACTTGCAGGGATCTTCTCGAGCACGAGGGCACAGCAACCCAAGCTCTCCAGCAGGAGGGCATCCTCACGGAGTTTGCGAGCTTCGGCTTCGCCCTGAGCTCGGACGCCGTAGGAACCAAACTTATTGATCGACTGTGGCGTGAGACCAAGGTGAGCCATCACCGGGATACCGGCACTGAGGATGCGTTCGACAGATTCACGTATCTCTGCTCCGCCCTCCATCTTGAGACAGTCTGCACCGGTCTCTTTCATCACTCTGACTGCCGACTTGAGTGCCTCGATGGAGTCCCCCTGATATGTCCCGAAAGGGAGGTCGACCACGACAAAAGCCCTCTGTACACCCCTCACCACACACTGTGCGTGGTAGATCATCTGATCAAGGGTGATCGGTAGTGTTGTGGCATGCCCCGCCATGACATTGGCTGCCGAGTCTCCCACGAGGATAGCATCGACCATGGCAGCATCTGCCAGCCGAGCCATCGAGAAGTCATACGACGTGATCATCGAGATCTTCTCCTCCTTACGCTTCATCTCCAATAGTCTTGCCGTCGTGATCTTACACGTATCGGTACTTAGATAATTGCTCATTGTATTGTGTATAAGTGTTGTAAGTCATCAAAAAAACTCCCTAAGAGAGGACAAATATACGAAGACTATTACGAATGGGCAATGAGTAAAAACCCTGTCCTCCTAACCGCCACCCTCACATCACCTCCCTTACGATACGATGCACCGAAAGAGAAGACTAAGAGGCCTCAAAAAAGAAAAAGGGTCAGTATCCGAAATCAAGTCCGATACTGACCCTTCTGTATGAGGCACGGAGGAAGGATTACTTCTTCAAGCCAAGCTTGTTGCGTACGAGATCGGTAGCATCGATACCGGCTGAGCCGACATAAAGCATTGCTTGTGCATCAAGGATGTAAGCGAAACCATTTTCAGCACCGACCTTGTTGATGGCATCCTTGATCTTCTGTTGGATAGGAGCCATGAGCTTTTGGCTCTTGCTCTGAAGGTCTTCTTCCGCCACACGCAAAGTGTCTTGGATGCGCTGGTTGATGTCTTGGATCTCCTTTTGCTTAGCTGCCTTGATGGTCTCGATGTAAGTGTCTTGCTTCGCAACGTAGTCTTCATACTTCTTTTGGAGCTCTTGCTTCATGAGTTCGATAGACTCTTCGTACGTCTTTTGGAGCTTTTCGAGCTCTTTCTGCATTGCCTTTGTGTCCGGCATTTCGGCGAAGATCATCTGTGTGTTGACGACTGCCACCTTCTGTGCTTCTTGCGCGAAGACAAACGATGGAAGGATGAGGAGTACGAGTGCTAATAGATACTTTTTCATTTTCAATTCTTGTTTTTATTTGTGTTGTTAGTTAATTCTGTGTTGTTTATTCTCTGTAACCCAGCACGGCGAGGACATCATTGCTGATGTCGGCCTTGGGATCTGCGAAGATAATACCTGTGACGGAAGCTCTATCGAGCACCATGAGGTAACCTCTCCTTGCTGATATGAGCTTGACAGCCTCGTAGATATTGTCTTGGATGGGTTTGATAAGCTCTTCCTGCTTCTTGGCAAGTTCACCCTTGGGACCGAAGTACTTTTGCTGAAGCTGACGTACACGCTCTTCGACATTGACGATGGCATCCTCACGCTCGACCTTTGCCTGAGAGGAGAGGCGAGCCATGTCCTTCTGATAGCTGATGTACATCTTCTTCGCCTCTTCGCGGTAAGCGTTAATCTCCTTCTCCCACTTCTCAGTCATCTCCTTGAGTTGTTCGGTAGCCTTCTTGTAAGCCGGGAGCTTCGAAGAGAGATATTGCATATCTATGAGTGCGTAGTTGGCATTCTGTGCTTGGGCGACACCGAAGAGGGAGCCCATAAGTAGTGTGATAGTCAGTAGTAATCGTTTCATAATGACACTATGTTTTAGTTAGTTTGCACTGACCAAACGTAGCCGTTTGGCAACTATTATATCACTTGGTATCTTGTGTGTTAGAACTCTTGACCGATGACAAAGTGGAGGTTGCTACCACCTCTTTCGAAACCGTTGTTGGGCACATCAAAACCGTAACCCCAGTCGATACCCATGAGTCCGATCATCGGAAGGATGATACGCGCACCGACACCGACAGAGCGTTTGAGTTGGAATGGGTTGAAGTCTTTCAGGCGTGTCCAAGCATTACCGGCTTCGGCAAAGCCGAGAATCCAAATGGTAGTGCTATTTTCGAACACGAGAGGGTATCTCAACTCCATGCTGAGACGAGTGTACGAGTAAGCGGAGCCGGCGATGCTACCGTTCTTGTAACCACGGAGCCCGATGGTCTCATTGAGGTAACCTGACCCGTAGTAACCCGAAGTACCGTCGCCCCCGACAAAGAATGTACCGAACGGTGACTGCTTATTGGGATTGTATGACCCGATAAATCCGGCTTCTGCTCTTGTCATGAGCACCGGCACACGCTTATAAGTACGCTCGTCGATGAGTGGCAAGAAGGTCTGTCCTTTCACCTTGATCTTGTAGTACTCGATGAACCTGTTGCGCTTCTCGGGTGAGACGGTAGGATCGGAGTAGTCGATCTTATCGAAGAGTGAGTAAGGGGGGGTCGCTGCGAGGTTGAGCGAGAAGTTTGACCCACGACGAGTGTAGACGGGGTTGTCGATGGAGACACGAGCAATGTTGAAAGAGAGGTTGAGGTCGTTGGAGATACCGTTCTCAAGACCGAAGTTGAGGTAAGGCTGGTTCCAGTTTCTCATCCTGTAAACGGTATAGTTGAGACCGAGTTGAACCTGGAAGTTATCATCGGGCCACATGAGTCGCTTACCATAAGCGATGTTACCACCAAAGATATCGAGTGTACGATCGGGGTCGTAAGCACTCTCCAAGAGGGCCGAAGCATCGTAGCCATAACCGTACCCTCCATAGTTGTAACCACCGTACCCTCCATAACCATAAGCTCCCGGATAGCCTCCGTAGCCGTAACCGGGATACCCCCCATAGCCGTATCCTCCATACATCGGATCATAAGGAAGATTTTGGAGCTGAGACTGATAGAACTTATAGTTGATCTGGGTCTGGCGTGACCACCATGCAGAGATGCTGAACATATTGGGTCGCTTACCGCCGAACCATGGATCCATGAACTGAATACTATACGACTGGTAGTAGCGAGCATTGGTCTGCGCACTGAGTGTGAGAGTCTGCCCTTCACCCTGTGGAATGATCCCCTTGTAGGTCTTGGGGTTGAAGAGGTTCTTCATCGAGAAGTTGGTAAACTTCAATGCCGCACGGCCGATGAGACCGGTCTGGCTCCAGCCAAGAGAAAGCTCTACCTGGTCGTTACTCTTTGAGACAAGATCCCATTCGATGTCCACAGTACCGTTCTCTTGATTTGGGATGGGGTTAGGCACGATCTTTTCGTTGTCGAAGTGCTGCATCTGTGCCAACTGACGTATCGAACGAATGATATAATCCTTGCTGAAGAGCATACCGGGCTTGGTATAGAGTTCGCGACGGACGACATCTTCGTAAAGGCGATCACTACCATTGATGATGACCTTGTTGATCGTTGCAGGCTTGCCTTCGAATATGCGTATGTCAAGGGTGACCGAGTCGCCTGCGACCTCTGTCTCTATCGGTTGCATATTTGCAAAGAGATAGCCGTTGTTGGTATAGAGGTTACTGATCGCATCTTCATCCATATTGAGACGCGCCTCAAGCTTCTTCTGGTCGTAGACATCTCCACGCTTCATCCCGAAGAGGCGTTCGAGGGTCTCGGTGGTGTACTTCGTATTACCGACGAAGTTGATGTCTTTGATGTAATATCTCTTTCCCTCATCGATGGTGATGTCGATGTTGTATCTCTTGTCGTTGTGACGGTAAACGGTATCAGCAATGATCTCGGCATCCCTATAACCGTGCTGGTGATAGAGCGACAAAATGTTGTTCAGATCCTCCTGATAGTCTTTTTGGACAAACTTGCTCGAATTGAAGATCTCCAAGATACTGTTCCAGGGGTTACGCACAAGCGAAAAACGCTCGTTGGTCTTCTTCATCGCCTTGTGTAGCTGGAAGTCCGTAACATTTTTGTTGCCGATGAAGTTGATCTGATGCACCTTGGTCTTCGTATTCTTCTGCACGTCAAAGTCCAAGAGCACATACCCCTCACGGCTCGGATCGGGCGTCTCACGTGTATCGATCTTCACATTGCCGAATCCCTTCTCGTCGAAAAACCTTGAGATGACGATCTTAGCTCTGTCGATGATGTTTGGTGTGATGTGTGCACCTTGAGAGAGAGAAGCGAGTTGATTTTTCATCAAAGACTCTGCTTCACCCTTCTTCACCCCATTGATACGGAGTTCAGAGAGACGTGGACGCTCGACGATGTTGATGACGAGCCAAACATTGTCGCCTTCGATACGGCTTGCCTCTATACTCACTTCAGAGAAGAGTCCGTTGCGATTGTAATTATGTACCGCATTGGTGATCGCATCCCCGGGGATGTCGACACGCTGTCCTACTGCAAGACCCGACACGCTGATGACTATGGGGGCATCGTAGCTCTTGTTGCCTCGGACCTCGATACCCGCGATCATCTTATTGACAGGGTGAGCGTAAGAGATAGTCGGCACCTCTTTGGAAGGGGGCACGGTGTCCTTTGGAGCCTCTTGGGCCCACGCTGTTGTTGCCACAGTGCAGCAGAGCAACGCTCCCCATATCTTGCCGATCCCGGATGTATAATTACGTATCTTCATATTCTCTGTTTATTCTGATATCTGTTTCAGTTGTCTTATCTTTTGTCCGAACACTCCTCTCCGCAATAGTCTGCAGAAGCCATGACTTGCTCGCCTGTCTTGCCAAATCGACGCTGCCTGTGTCCATAATCCTCCAAAGCCTCCAAAAACTCGGTCTCCCCAAAGTCCGGCCAAAACACATCACAGAAATACAACTCCGTGTATGCGATCTGCCAAAGAAGGAAGTTGCTGATGCGACACTCTCCACCTGTGCGGATGAGCAGGTCAGGAGGAGGCAGATGAGCCGTGTACAGATGCGAAGAGATGAGGGTCTCATCTATATCATCGATGGCCAAAGTCCCATCAACCACTGCCTTTGTGATGCTCTGCACAGCCGAAGTGATCTCCGTGCGGCTCGAATAACTCAGTGCCAGCACGACAGTAAGTTTCGTGTTGTGCTTCGTCGCGTCTATCGCCTCTCGGAGCGTACCGAGTGCAAGTGGGGGCAGTTTGTCCAAGGCTCCTATCGCTTGCAAGCGTACACCATTGGCAGAGAGCTCCTCGACTTCATTTTTGATCGAAGTGATAAGGAGTGACATGAGTGCGTCGACCTCCTCCTGGGGTCTGTGCCAGTTCTCTTCCGAGAAGGTGTACAGAGTCAATACCTCTATCCCCTCTCGCACAGCGGTCTTGATGACCTTGCGCACGGGCTCGATGCCATGGATATGGCCATAGGCACGCTCTTTGGACTTCGATTGAGCCCAACGACCGTTTCCGTCCATGATGATCGCCACGTGACGAGGCACGAGGCTGAGGGATGCATCGGCAATCTGAGACATAGGCATTCTCGGCGGTTATTCTGTGATCGAGTTGATGATACCACCCGTGGTATCCAAAAATCCTTGCCAGAGATCCTTCGTAGGCACTCCGTCCACGACCCCACCGAGGAGGTAAAACTTAGGAGCTTTCTCAGTCCCTTCAAGGATACCCGACACCCCTACACGAGGCTTGAACTCCTGCCCGGGGTCTTGCTCCTTCGAGAGTTCTACCCATGTGAGACCTCTGTCCAAACTCTTGTACATCTTGCTTTGGACACCGACCTTGTCGTACTTACCACCTACGATGAAGATGCTGTTACCCTGCCTCAAGTAGAGTGCACCTTCCATAGGTGTACTGAATCCCTTGCCCGAGTAAGGCATCTTGCCCCATCTCAAACCATCGGAAGTAAAATAATTGGCATTCACGGCATTCCCGAGCTTATTCACACCACCGATGATGTTTGCATTGGTCTGTCCTGCCGTCTCATATAGATATATGTATGAGTTGCGCACAGGCATGGGAGGATCAAGCTCGCTGATTGCTTCGACCTTACCCCGAGAGACCTTGTATGTATGATACACATCAGGCGTATCAAGCGAATGCCCGATGGCTGCAAGGACAGTCCTCATATCATCTTCG
This is a stretch of genomic DNA from Porphyromonas cangingivalis. It encodes these proteins:
- the nifJ gene encoding pyruvate:ferredoxin (flavodoxin) oxidoreductase, with protein sequence MSKGKTFITCDGNQAAAHIAYMFSEVAAIYPITPSTTMAEYVDEWAAYGRKNIFGETVRVQEMQSEAGAAGALHGSLQAGALTTTFTASQGLLLMIPNMYKIAGQLLPCVFHVSARAIAAQALSIFGDHQDVMSVRQTGFAQLCSGSVQEVMDIAGVAHLATIKTSVPFVHFFDGFRTSHEIQKIEAMNMEDIAPLIDQEALAKFRKRALNPEAPVARGTAQNPDIYFQAREASNPFYDTVPETVQMYLDEIAKITGRQYHLFDYYGAEDAEDVIIAMGSVTEAIRETVDYLMAKGRKVGLLSVHLYRPFSAKHFLAAMPKSVKRIAVLDRTKEPGANGEPLYLDVKDCYYGKKDAPLIVGGRYGLSSKDTTPAQILAVYDNLAMNMPKNRFTIGIVDDVTFTSLPVKKELEFDNGFEAKFYGLGADGTVGANKNSVKIIGDNTEKYCQAYFAYDSKKSGGFTCSHLRFGDTPIRSTYLVNNPHFLACHVPAYLRLYDVTKGLRKNGTFLLNSIWGLDEIEEHLPNKVKAYLAKNNISFYMINATQIAQEIGLGNRTNTILQSAFFKIANVIPYELAVEQMKKFIVKSYGKKGENIVNMNYAAVDRGAEVIQVPVKPEWATLEPEAPVMHEGDTEFIHHVVRTINAQEGDSLPVSAFKGREDGTWDQGTAASEKRGVAAFVPEWKAENCIQCNQCAFVCPHATIRPFVLDEAEQGKKPEGYDTLKAIGKPFADMQFRIQVNVLDCLGCGNCADVCPGNKNGKALEMMPIESQMNEVPRWDYSVKSVKSKAHLVDVSANVKNSQFSQPLFEFSGACAGCGETPYVKLITQLFGDRQMVANATGCSSIYSGSAPSTPYTVNEKGHGPAWANSLFEDNAEFGLGMLMGTEKLRDRLAEHAKNLIENENAPAELKTLLQEWLDNRNDGTKTQELAEKIRPLVAAGICPDCKGIRDLSQYLVKRSQWIIGGDGWAYDIGFGGLDHVIASGENVNILVLDTEVYSNTGGQSSKSTPVGAIAKFAASGKRIRKKDLGLIATTYGYVYVAQVAMGANQAQTLKAIKEAEAYDGPSIVIAYSPCISHGLRAGMGKTQNEAKRAVECGYWHLWRYNPQLEAEGKNPFQIDSKEPQWELFQDFLKGEVRYNALLKQFPAEAEELFKAAEENAKFRYTTYKRLAAMNWNEGEQTAE
- a CDS encoding AAA family ATPase; protein product: MDAFYKIHRRLLDHRSKHVRRTLMDEIDPTHRFICVRGTRGIGKTSFLLDYVAEHYRPVASECLYANLNHFYFSEHTLYDFARAFVERGGELLLLDQIFKYPNWSAELRRCYEDFPTLRVIVAASSVMSLSEEADFIKVYDLRGFSFREYYGFVHNVEHPAYTLKDILMHHEDIASTIVNEQHPAEAFNDYLKQGFYPFFQENEASFGETLVKMMNMTLEVDVVYIHQIEPAYLYKLRKLLYLIASSATNTANVSTMSKEIGTSRATVMNYLKYLADAGMITMLYKQGEEYPKKPHRLYLNNTNIAQALSLHEPQVDDLRKIFLLSHLTPYYDVCAAESNAADFLVEGQYALKATDIMRKRGDMSTYFVVDDLTVGHGRQIPLWLFGFLY
- a CDS encoding DUF6935 domain-containing protein; translated protein: MKLNRLHLSLLSLATVASLALSSCGGSTTPDNGKKQTPEDTKKENPDNNPNTGNLPALSVSIEGEINPTTFVSGQKGSVSFNRFPASVEEFKQVRNQIGKTPHGAAALNIMALEMYRRNANIGMQCLEIIGTKNYVAPKGALMNKLKGGVKKPYQYAAYLDGARYDNGYKPTKPYTIRVKVDEGRQYGKSGNDIIYLNLYIVNNGSDKDAIIKLTRHDEENMDPKNEYFLVYMSDAYFNVRDIKFDQTFEGLD
- a CDS encoding trimeric intracellular cation channel family protein, with the protein product MVDFVTLCDYLGTFAFAVSGIRLASSKKIDLFGAYVVGLATAVGGGTIRDLLLGLTPFWLTQSSYVIITFIALLYVAIFRKIVIRMSPTVFIFDAVGLGLFVIVGMDKAFSQGYPEWVAIIMGVITGSFGGLIRDIFLQEIPLIFRKDLYALACVFGGLVYTALFHLGITQGVAQVISAVSIILCRILAVKYHLGLPTLKGED
- the panB gene encoding 3-methyl-2-oxobutanoate hydroxymethyltransferase, with product MSNYLSTDTCKITTARLLEMKRKEEKISMITSYDFSMARLADAAMVDAILVGDSAANVMAGHATTLPITLDQMIYHAQCVVRGVQRAFVVVDLPFGTYQGDSIEALKSAVRVMKETGADCLKMEGGAEIRESVERILSAGIPVMAHLGLTPQSINKFGSYGVRAQGEAEARKLREDALLLESLGCCALVLEKIPASLAEEVSKTLSIPVIGIGAGRKVDGQVLVLQDMLGITQGFSPKFLRRYANLGEEIKDAINRYVSDVKTLDFPNESEQY
- a CDS encoding OmpH family outer membrane protein; protein product: MKKYLLALVLLILPSFVFAQEAQKVAVVNTQMIFAEMPDTKAMQKELEKLQKTYEESIELMKQELQKKYEDYVAKQDTYIETIKAAKQKEIQDINQRIQDTLRVAEEDLQSKSQKLMAPIQQKIKDAINKVGAENGFAYILDAQAMLYVGSAGIDATDLVRNKLGLKK
- a CDS encoding OmpH family outer membrane protein, whose protein sequence is MKRLLLTITLLMGSLFGVAQAQNANYALIDMQYLSSKLPAYKKATEQLKEMTEKWEKEINAYREEAKKMYISYQKDMARLSSQAKVEREDAIVNVEERVRQLQQKYFGPKGELAKKQEELIKPIQDNIYEAVKLISARRGYLMVLDRASVTGIIFADPKADISNDVLAVLGYRE